The proteins below come from a single Aptenodytes patagonicus chromosome 2, bAptPat1.pri.cur, whole genome shotgun sequence genomic window:
- the LOC143156045 gene encoding LOW QUALITY PROTEIN: ly6/PLAUR domain-containing protein 2-like (The sequence of the model RefSeq protein was modified relative to this genomic sequence to represent the inferred CDS: inserted 2 bases in 1 codon), whose amino-acid sequence MDATVAGLLTSDVDAFTQRLSQLARWDRKGVWHRFLRLEIKVFLSLLLVAVACMKFLTQTLQCYACLEHTAVGKCLTIQNCTKNETTCKTTMYSLEEAYPFTRVLTVTKIXSDVDKIGVTHLVSCCYSDLCNTDGAASLRISFVPVGMLASSLCALFWTRL is encoded by the exons ATGGATGCAACTGTTGCAGGACTGCTCACATCAGATGTAGACGCCTTCACCCAGAGACTGTCTCAGCTGGCCAGGTGGGACAGGAAAGGAGTTTGGCACAGGTTTCTCAGGCTGGAA ATAAAGGTGTTTCTGTCTCTTCTGTTGGTTGCCGTCGCTTGCATGAAGTTTCTAA cCCAAACCTTGCAATGTTACGCTTGCCTTGAACATACTGCTGTTGGTAAGTGCCTGACGATCCAGAACTGCACGAAGAATGAAACCACGTGTAAGACCACTATGTATTCCCTGGAGGAAG CTTATCCCTTCACGAGAGTCTTGACGGTCACCAAGAT ATCCGACGTGGACAAGATTGGCGTGACGCACCTCGTCTCCTGCTGTTACTCTGACTTGTGCAACACTGATGGCGCAGCTAGTCTGAGGATCAGCTTTGTGCCAGTTGGGATGCTTGCAAGTTCCCTTTGTGCCCTCTTCTGGACTAGACTGTGA